One window of the Rosa rugosa chromosome 3, drRosRugo1.1, whole genome shotgun sequence genome contains the following:
- the LOC133737847 gene encoding protein terminal ear1-like — MSRRPLNPYAQPYFAHHCHPNQSSLCEVPTCEATATDQNPRVVVPRRKRNNFRRERNAGPRLRSSQTSLAESPNHKASNFASTSNCGGAVVPCSSRPERKNNRGRNLAPRLSLGPSHGVQASSFANGKGSVIPFPESPDEQNGSEVTTVMIKNIPCQLRRSDLLLKLKEHCREENKKADSLHKSEFNFFYLPLDFKKFWGKKKIANLGYGFVNFTTAVGALGFYEKYHKTMWKEVIQSTKICEITCAKIQGFEALRKSFRRKIYHGLTNDFLPVILAPACDGVRESNHMHTWFIFIYIYGVATRLDWIGQEWPFMNIYVH; from the exons ATGTCTCGCAGACCTCTAAACCCATATGCGCAACCCTATTTTGCTCACCATTGCCATCCCAATCAAAGCTCTCTCTGTGAAGTCCCAACATGTGAAGCTACTGCCACGGATCAAAACCCTAGAGTTGTTGTTCCTAGGAGAAAGAGAAACAACTTCAGGCGCGAGAGGAACGCGGGGCCTAGGTTGAGGTCTTCACAAACAAGCTTGGCCGAAAGCCCAAATCATAAAGCTTCAAACTTTGCATCAACCAGTAACTGCGGTGGTGCTGTAGTTCCCTGTTCTTCAAGGCCTGAAAGGAAAAACAATAGGGGAAGGAATCTAGCTCCGAGGTTGAGTCTTGGCCCAAGTCATGGGGTTCAAGCATCTAGCTTTGCCAATGGGAAGGGTTCTGTGATTCCTTTTCCTGAAAGTCCAGACGAGCAAAATGGGTCTGAGGTTACTACTGTAATGATCAAGAACATCCCTTGTCAGCTTAG AAGGAGCGATTTGctgctcaaattgaaagagcattGCCGAGAGGAGAACAAAAAGGCTGATTCTTTGCACAAATCGGAGTTCAATTTCTTCTATTTACCACTGGATTTCAA AAAATTTtgggggaagaagaagattgcaAATCTTGGCTACGGTTTCGTGAATTTCACCACTGCTGTTGGAGCACTAGGTTTCTATGAGAAATACCACAAGACTATGTGGAAGGAGGTCATTCAGAGCACCAAAATCTGTGAGATAACTTGCGCCAAGATCCAG GGTTTTGAGGCACTGAGGAAAAGTTTTAGACGCAAAATATATCATGGTCTCACAAACGATTTTTTGCCTGTGATCTTGGCTCCTGCATGTGATGGAGTGAGGGAGTCCAACCACATGCATACCT GGTTTATCTTCATCTACATTTATGGAGTAGCTACAAGGCTTGATTGGATAGGTCAAGAATGGCCATTTATGAACATTTATGTTCATTGA